One Nocardia sp. BMG111209 DNA segment encodes these proteins:
- a CDS encoding thioester reductase domain-containing protein, which yields MTDPNPVRNPSVDRRRRGESFDTATPSLDVAALLARTGDRAPLETINTAPAQPNTAPPPTAPPAAPVSAGDRPSHTDATALAAAITAIANRFTPAPIDADTDFFDGGGTSVAAVEFVAAVSRELHVDLDLDTVFFDARPLRLARRSLTDRADSADEPVSRSADPEPNGSVPVSADTSAAPTPVTAARPITSTSTDAIVDKGSTIGTDAIAGNNAATGTDVIAGGTTAVATDVIAGRDAATSTAAIAGAAAAIGAAATGRITTTSAHPDPDEIALIFEDLAAADRLPLVARPEMIAPQYILLTGATGFLGSHVLLDLLRHSDAHVVCLVRAADDAAAATRLEQAVRGFALPWSREVARRVTAVAGDLRAPRLGLPEQRWEILAAEADSIVNVAAAVDFLRGYPSLRRTNVHGPLNLAELACAGRPKPVHHVSSLAVFNGSDAPTLGEDDPIADVTRLTVGYDRSKWAAETALRRARDHGLTVTMLRPGGIGSHPETGAHNPRDLNAGIAAALLRFRTAPGFRYLNAAPVDWVGRMITEIVLTPSAWGQTYHLTGEPMSLERLIAETTLGGMGVRVQHWEQWCGDVVKAIRDQALSELEPLAQVLQSRVARRQLAAMMTAPPAATTRTAAFAAARGIPAPATGPQARGRMSAALAAVAGPAETPYLQFRETLTGRVTPAGETTEYPCTLRLTLSIANSAQLVTARTVDITGEIDCAALHNGPLPVTGHATVRPHEGIPLRHELRHPLMRYELVLGDPPGRYHLRGHKFAVAGRGPVRQLGTLDIEIDTPATEAAYTGRVAVPTDTYLADQIEGIRVDPRLPERQQRLAKLLWLSWFGGQLGKGLMEPLLRAGIDLLDLRRALTRKEPRR from the coding sequence ATGACCGACCCGAACCCCGTCCGCAACCCCTCGGTCGACCGCCGCAGACGGGGCGAGTCCTTCGACACGGCCACCCCCAGCCTCGACGTCGCCGCCCTGCTGGCCCGCACCGGCGACCGAGCACCCCTCGAAACAATCAACACCGCACCCGCACAACCGAATACCGCCCCGCCACCCACCGCCCCACCAGCCGCACCCGTAAGCGCCGGCGACAGGCCCTCGCACACGGACGCCACCGCTCTGGCCGCAGCGATCACCGCCATAGCCAACCGATTCACCCCCGCACCCATCGACGCCGATACCGATTTCTTCGACGGCGGCGGAACCTCCGTGGCCGCAGTAGAATTCGTCGCCGCAGTATCACGCGAACTGCACGTGGACCTGGACCTGGACACGGTCTTCTTCGACGCCCGCCCCCTCCGCCTGGCCCGCCGCTCGCTCACCGACCGCGCCGATTCCGCCGACGAACCCGTCTCGCGATCAGCGGATCCCGAACCGAACGGCAGCGTCCCGGTCTCGGCGGACACCAGCGCCGCCCCGACTCCGGTCACGGCTGCCCGACCGATCACCTCCACCAGCACAGACGCCATTGTCGACAAGGGCTCCACCATCGGCACGGACGCCATCGCTGGCAACAATGCCGCCACCGGTACGGACGTCATTGCCGGCGGTACTACCGCTGTCGCAACGGATGTCATCGCGGGCAGGGACGCGGCCACCAGCACGGCAGCCATCGCAGGCGCGGCCGCCGCCATCGGTGCGGCCGCCACCGGCAGAATCACCACCACCAGCGCACACCCGGATCCCGACGAGATCGCCCTGATATTCGAGGATCTCGCGGCGGCCGATCGGCTCCCGCTGGTAGCCCGACCGGAAATGATTGCCCCCCAGTATATTCTGCTCACAGGCGCGACCGGCTTCCTCGGCAGTCACGTGCTGCTGGATCTGTTGCGGCACAGCGACGCTCACGTGGTGTGCCTGGTGCGGGCAGCCGACGATGCGGCCGCCGCGACGCGCCTGGAGCAGGCCGTACGCGGTTTCGCGCTTCCGTGGTCGCGGGAGGTCGCGCGGCGGGTGACGGCGGTCGCGGGCGATCTGCGCGCGCCACGGCTGGGATTGCCCGAGCAGCGCTGGGAAATCCTTGCCGCGGAAGCGGATTCGATCGTGAACGTCGCAGCGGCGGTGGACTTCCTGCGAGGTTACCCCTCACTGCGCCGCACCAACGTCCACGGCCCGCTGAACCTCGCCGAACTGGCCTGCGCCGGACGTCCGAAACCGGTGCACCACGTGTCCTCGCTCGCGGTGTTCAACGGCTCCGACGCCCCCACGCTCGGCGAGGACGATCCCATCGCCGATGTCACTCGGCTGACCGTCGGCTACGACCGCTCCAAGTGGGCCGCCGAGACGGCACTGCGCCGAGCCCGCGATCACGGCCTGACGGTGACCATGTTGCGGCCGGGCGGGATCGGCAGCCATCCCGAGACCGGCGCGCACAACCCGCGCGACCTGAACGCCGGAATCGCCGCGGCCCTGCTGCGTTTCCGCACCGCCCCGGGATTCCGCTACCTGAACGCGGCGCCGGTCGACTGGGTCGGCCGGATGATCACGGAGATCGTCCTCACCCCGTCCGCCTGGGGACAGACGTACCACCTCACCGGCGAACCGATGTCGCTCGAACGCCTGATCGCCGAAACCACGCTGGGCGGCATGGGCGTTCGCGTCCAGCACTGGGAACAATGGTGCGGCGACGTGGTCAAAGCCATTCGCGACCAGGCACTCTCCGAACTGGAACCACTCGCACAGGTCCTGCAGAGCCGCGTCGCCCGCCGCCAACTCGCCGCCATGATGACCGCCCCACCCGCCGCGACCACCCGCACCGCCGCCTTCGCCGCCGCCCGGGGAATCCCGGCACCGGCCACCGGTCCGCAAGCGCGCGGGCGCATGTCGGCCGCGCTGGCCGCCGTGGCCGGTCCCGCGGAAACCCCGTACCTGCAATTCCGGGAAACCCTGACGGGCCGGGTGACCCCGGCGGGGGAGACCACCGAATACCCCTGCACGCTGCGGCTGACGCTCTCGATCGCGAACTCCGCCCAACTGGTCACCGCTCGCACCGTCGACATCACCGGCGAAATCGACTGTGCCGCACTGCACAACGGACCGCTACCGGTGACCGGCCACGCGACGGTACGGCCGCACGAGGGTATCCCGTTGCGCCACGAGCTACGTCATCCGCTGATGCGGTACGAACTCGTACTCGGTGATCCGCCCGGCCGATATCACCTGCGCGGCCACAAGTTCGCCGTCGCCGGCCGCGGCCCGGTCCGCCAGCTCGGCACTCTCGACATCGAGATCGACACGCCCGCAACGGAAGCCGCCTACACCGGCCGGGTCGCCGTGCCGACGGACACCTACCTCGCCGATCAGATCGAGGGTATCCGCGTCGATCCGCGCCTACCCGAGCGGCAACAGCGACTCGCGAAACTGTTGTGGCTCAGCTGGTTCGGTGGTCAGCTCGGCAAGGGCCTGATGGAACCGCTGCTGCGGGCCGGCATCGACCTGCTGGATCTGCGCCGCGCCCTCACCCGCAAGGAGCCCCGCCGATGA
- a CDS encoding glycosyltransferase, which yields MRITLLTAGTRGDHQPYLALADECRSRGHEVAITATENYAEVVRRAGFQPHIIPFNSAELLETTDARRALSSGKTLPFVKIMRDTVRIIAGERGEQIHEVLSAACDSADAIVTCASTLPWAMERREKTGQTVVGCLPYPLERTGEFPSSFMVKRMVSPRWLRLASYAGFETAYGLAYRRVDRRMREVNGLPGGPRNPFRRLRDDAIPLVHMVSPILLPKPADWPDRSTVVGAPIMPERLRAAWGEQAIDPALMDWLDAGEPPIYFCMTGMPVLDPAACCALIAAVCRRLGARALVTLRGDELPYGAGYDGNLYLVRSFDYDRVLPRCRAVVHHGGSGNTQDVLRAGLPAVVIGVHSDQFFYGWRISALGIGDDFPYPRLTEDRLHRALIRALSPESVARARELGDRAATENGVGAAADAIERLVVAAAV from the coding sequence ATGCGAATCACGTTGTTGACGGCGGGAACCCGCGGTGACCATCAGCCGTATCTCGCCCTCGCCGACGAATGTCGTTCCCGCGGGCACGAGGTGGCGATCACCGCGACCGAGAACTACGCGGAGGTGGTGCGGCGGGCGGGTTTCCAACCGCACATCATCCCGTTCAACTCCGCGGAACTGCTGGAGACCACCGACGCCAGACGCGCGCTGTCGTCCGGCAAGACGCTGCCGTTCGTGAAGATCATGCGCGACACGGTGCGGATCATCGCCGGTGAACGCGGCGAGCAGATCCACGAAGTCCTCAGTGCCGCATGTGATTCGGCGGACGCGATCGTGACCTGCGCGTCGACGCTGCCGTGGGCGATGGAACGCCGGGAGAAGACCGGTCAGACCGTGGTCGGCTGCCTACCCTACCCGCTGGAGCGCACCGGTGAATTCCCGTCGTCGTTCATGGTGAAGCGCATGGTGTCGCCGCGCTGGCTGCGGCTGGCCAGCTACGCCGGATTCGAGACGGCCTACGGCCTGGCCTACCGCCGGGTGGACCGGCGGATGCGGGAAGTGAACGGCCTGCCCGGCGGCCCCCGCAACCCCTTCCGGCGCCTGCGTGACGACGCGATCCCGTTGGTGCACATGGTCAGTCCGATCCTGCTCCCGAAACCCGCGGACTGGCCGGACCGTTCGACCGTGGTCGGCGCGCCGATCATGCCCGAGCGGTTGCGGGCCGCCTGGGGCGAACAGGCGATCGACCCGGCGCTCATGGACTGGCTGGACGCCGGCGAACCGCCGATCTACTTCTGCATGACCGGAATGCCGGTGCTCGATCCGGCCGCCTGCTGCGCGCTGATCGCCGCGGTGTGCCGCCGACTGGGCGCGCGGGCACTGGTCACCTTGCGCGGCGACGAGCTGCCCTACGGCGCCGGGTACGACGGAAACCTGTACCTGGTGCGATCGTTCGACTACGACCGCGTGCTGCCGCGCTGCCGCGCGGTCGTCCACCACGGCGGCAGCGGCAACACCCAGGATGTCCTGCGCGCGGGCCTGCCCGCGGTCGTGATCGGCGTGCACAGCGACCAGTTCTTCTACGGCTGGCGGATTTCCGCACTCGGCATCGGCGACGATTTCCCGTATCCGCGCCTGACCGAGGATCGCCTGCACCGGGCGCTGATTCGTGCCCTGTCACCCGAATCCGTCGCGCGGGCACGCGAACTCGGCGATCGAGCCGCCACCGAGAACGGAGTCGGCGCGGCGGCCGACGCGATCGAACGGCTCGTCGTCGCCGCGGCGGTGTGA
- a CDS encoding alpha/beta fold hydrolase, whose product MTPDRTAVAKAPVAELIPFRTADGLELELRRCRGGDGPAVLLVHGHGVSSEMFALAEIRNVTDVLADAGYEPWLLDWRGSSRLRHNEFGDPYTFDDVALYDIPDAVAQIRARIGDRPLFVVAHCVGALALALSLTAGRLPGLAGVVAQGVFLTPKVGNAVRLRVLLGSELLASRVHHIDSDFRKVGLWSRRTLLHAALTRKGDCPDPTCRMVHHGWGMGVRLFEHDHLHPRTHDRLADLFGPIPLAVLPHLRQMELAHAVVRWNDVDERYRDLPENALDHADRIDCPVLLLSGSRNEAWLDSNRLCRDVLAARAPGVEVRYTEIPSYGHLDTFIGRGAALDVFGHLLDFLDEMSARPAQAT is encoded by the coding sequence ATGACGCCCGACCGCACGGCCGTCGCGAAAGCGCCCGTCGCCGAGCTGATTCCGTTCCGCACGGCGGACGGTCTCGAACTCGAGCTGCGCCGGTGCCGCGGCGGCGACGGCCCGGCCGTCCTGCTCGTCCACGGGCACGGTGTGTCCTCGGAGATGTTCGCGCTGGCCGAGATCCGCAACGTCACCGACGTACTGGCCGACGCCGGATACGAACCGTGGCTGCTGGATTGGCGCGGCAGCAGCCGGTTGCGCCACAACGAATTCGGCGACCCCTACACCTTCGACGACGTCGCGCTCTACGACATCCCGGACGCCGTGGCACAGATCCGCGCCCGGATCGGCGACCGTCCGCTGTTCGTCGTCGCGCACTGTGTCGGCGCCCTGGCGCTCGCGCTGAGCCTCACCGCCGGACGGCTGCCGGGCCTGGCCGGCGTTGTCGCACAAGGCGTATTCCTCACCCCGAAGGTCGGCAACGCGGTCCGGTTGCGGGTCCTGCTGGGCAGCGAACTGCTGGCCTCGCGGGTACATCACATCGATTCCGATTTTCGCAAGGTCGGCCTCTGGTCCCGGCGCACGCTGCTGCACGCCGCGCTCACCCGCAAGGGCGACTGCCCGGATCCGACCTGCCGGATGGTGCACCACGGCTGGGGCATGGGGGTCCGGCTGTTCGAACACGATCATCTGCATCCCCGCACCCACGACCGGCTCGCCGACCTGTTCGGCCCGATCCCGCTGGCGGTGCTGCCGCATCTGCGGCAGATGGAGCTGGCGCACGCCGTGGTCCGCTGGAACGACGTCGACGAGCGGTACCGCGATCTGCCCGAGAACGCCCTCGACCACGCCGACCGCATCGACTGCCCGGTCCTGTTGCTGTCCGGCAGCCGCAACGAGGCGTGGCTGGATTCGAATCGACTGTGCCGCGACGTACTCGCGGCCCGCGCCCCCGGCGTGGAGGTCCGGTACACCGAGATCCCGTCCTACGGCCATCTCGACACCTTCATCGGCCGGGGCGCGGCGCTGGACGTGTTCGGGCACCTCCTCGATTTCCTCGACGAGATGTCGGCCCGGCCGGCCCAGGCAACATAA